A genomic window from Candidatus Kouleothrix ribensis includes:
- a CDS encoding YIP1 family protein, with protein sequence MFQQMLNASRAVLLHPSAATFEEHERNDLRWATIYVAISAVVSAILGAISFALNRPYLEQQMRDLQDRLNGQPLPPFANTLMGGQSLTGTILMSLAFTIFAFFVWTGLIYGLGRLFSGTGAFGELAYDIALFWAPIAVIRGLIGVISIGPIAAIGGLIGLIVGLYNVYLSWLSIQSGMNLPGGKAAAVIAIPLVVLLLGCCAIVIVSLVAIASVSQS encoded by the coding sequence ATGTTTCAGCAGATGCTGAACGCCAGCCGGGCCGTGCTGCTGCACCCATCCGCCGCGACGTTCGAAGAGCACGAGCGCAACGATTTGCGCTGGGCGACGATCTATGTCGCGATCAGCGCAGTCGTCTCGGCCATCCTCGGCGCGATCAGCTTCGCGCTTAACCGGCCCTATCTCGAACAGCAGATGCGCGACCTGCAAGACCGGCTCAACGGCCAGCCGCTGCCGCCGTTCGCCAACACGCTTATGGGCGGCCAGAGCCTGACCGGCACGATTCTTATGAGCCTGGCCTTCACGATTTTTGCGTTCTTCGTATGGACCGGCCTGATCTACGGGCTTGGCCGGCTGTTCAGCGGCACCGGCGCGTTTGGCGAGCTGGCCTACGACATCGCGCTCTTCTGGGCGCCGATCGCGGTCATCCGCGGGCTGATCGGCGTGATCTCGATCGGCCCGATCGCCGCGATCGGCGGGCTGATCGGCCTGATCGTCGGCCTGTATAATGTATACCTGAGCTGGCTCAGCATTCAGTCCGGCATGAACCTGCCCGGCGGCAAGGCCGCTGCGGTGATCGCCATCCCGCTTGTGGTGCTGCTGCTGGGCTGCTGCGCGATCGTGATTGTTTCGCTCGTGGCGATTGCCAGCGTGAGCCAGAGCTGA